A single genomic interval of Homo sapiens chromosome 7, GRCh38.p14 Primary Assembly harbors:
- the TRPV6 gene encoding transient receptor potential cation channel subfamily V member 6 (non-AUG (ACG) translation initiation codon), translating to MGPLQGDGGPALGGADVAPRLSPVRVWPRPQAPKEPALHPMGLSLPKEKGLILCLWSKFCRWFQRRESWAQSRDEQNLLQQKRIWESPLLLAAKDNDVQALNKLLKYEDCKVHQRGAMGETALHIAALYDNLEAAMVLMEAAPELVFEPMTSELYEGQTALHIAVVNQNMNLVRALLARRASVSARATGTAFRRSPCNLIYFGEHPLSFAACVNSEEIVRLLIEHGADIRAQDSLGNTVLHILILQPNKTFACQMYNLLLSYDRHGDHLQPLDLVPNHQGLTPFKLAGVEGNTVMFQHLMQKRKHTQWTYGPLTSTLYDLTEIDSSGDEQSLLELIITTKKREARQILDQTPVKELVSLKWKRYGRPYFCMLGAIYLLYIICFTMCCIYRPLKPRTNNRTSPRDNTLLQQKLLQEAYMTPKDDIRLVGELVTVIGAIIILLVEVPDIFRMGVTRFFGQTILGGPFHVLIITYAFMVLVTMVMRLISASGEVVPMSFALVLGWCNVMYFARGFQMLGPFTIMIQKMIFGDLMRFCWLMAVVILGFASAFYIIFQTEDPEELGHFYDYPMALFSTFELFLTIIDGPANYNVDLPFMYSITYAAFAIIATLLMLNLLIAMMGDTHWRVAHERDELWRAQIVATTVMLERKLPRCLWPRSGICGREYGLGDRWFLRVEDRQDLNRQRIQRYAQAFHTRGSEDLDKDSVEKLELGCPFSPHLSLPMPSVSRSTSRSSANWERLRQGTLRRDLRGIINRGLEDGESWEYQI from the exons ACGGGACCTCTACAGGGAGACGGTGGGCCGGCCCTTGGGGGGGCTGATGTGGCCCCAAGGCTGAGTCCCGTCAGGGTCTGGCCTCGGCCTCAGGCCCCCAAGGAGCCGGCCCTACACCCCATGGGTTTGTCACTGCCCAAGGAGAAAGGGCTAATTCTCTGCCTATGGAGCAAGTTCTGCAGATGGTTCCAGAGACGGGAGTCCTGGGCCCAGAGCCGAGATGAGCAGAACCTGCTGCAGCAGAAGAG GATCTGGGAGTCTCCTCTCCTTCTAGCTGCCAAAGATAATGATGTCCAGGCCCTGAACAAGTTGCTCAAGTATGAGGATTGCAAGGTGCACCAGAGAG GAGCCATGGGGGAAACAGCGCTACACATAGCAGCCCTCTATGACAACCTGGAGGCCGCCATGGTGCTGATGGAGGCTGCCCCGGAGCTGGTCTTTGAGCCCATGACATCTGAGCTCTATGAGG GTCAGACTGCACTGCACATCGCTGTTGTGAACCAGAACATGAACCTGGTGCGAGCCCTGCTTGCCCGCAGGGCCAGTGTCTCTGCCAGAGCCACAGGCACTGCCTTCCGCCGTAGTCCCTGCAACCTCATCTACTTTG GGGAGCACCCTTTGTCCTTTGCTGCCTGTGTGAACAGTGAGGAGATCGTGCGGCTGCTCATTGAGCATGGAGCTGACATCCGGGCCCAGGACTCCCTGG GAAACACAGTGTTACACATCCTCATCCTCCAGCCCAACAAAACCTTTGCCTGCCAGATGTACAACCTGTTGCTGTCCTACGACAGACATGGGGACCACCTGCAGCCCCTGGACCTCGTGCCCAATCACCAGGGTCTCACCCCTTTCAAGCTGGCTGGAGTGGAGGGTAACACTGTG ATGTTTCAGCACCTGATGCAGAAGCGGAAGCACACCCAGTGGACGTATGGACCACTGACCTCGACTCTCTATGACCTCACAGAGATCGACTCCTCAGGGGATGAGCAGTCCCTGCTGGAACTTATCATCACCACCAAGAAGCGGGAG GCTCGCCAGATCCTGGACCAGACGCCGGTGAAGGAGCTGGTGAGCCTCAAGTGGAAGCGGTACGGGCGGCCGTACTTCTGCATGCTGGGTGCCATATATCTGCTGTACATCATCTGCTTCACCATGTGCTGCATCTACCGCCCCCTCAAGCCCAGGACCAATAACCGCACGAGCCCCCGGGACAACACCCTCTTACAGCAGAAGCTACTTCAG GAAGCCTACATGACCCCTAAGGACGATATCCGGCTGGTCGGGGAGCTGGTGACTGTCATTGGGGCTATCATCATCCTGCTGGTAGAG GTTCCAGACATCTTCAGAATGGGGGTCACTCGCTTCTTTGGACAGACCATCCTTGGGGGCCCATTCCATGTCCTCAT cATCACCTATGCCTTCATGGTGCTGGTGACCATGGTGATGCGGCTCATCAGTGCCAGCGGGGAGGTGGTACCCATGTCCTTTGCACTCGTGCTGGGCTGGTGCAACGTCATGTACTTCGCCCGAGGATTCCAGATGCTAGGCCCCTTCACCATCATGATTCAGAAG ATGATTTTTGGCGACCTGATGCGATTCTGCTGGCTGATGGCTGTGGTCATCCTGGGCTTTGCTTCAG CCTTCTATATCATCTTCCAGACAGAGGACCCCGAGGAGCTAGGCCACTTCTACGACTACCCCATGGCCCTGTTCAGCACCTTCGAGCTGTTCCTTACCATCATCGATGGCCCAGCCAACTACAACGTGGACCTGCCCTTCATGTACAGCATCACCTATGCTGCCTTTGCCATCATCGCCACACTGCTCATGCTCAACCTCCTCATTGCCATGATGGGCGACACTCACTGGCGAGTGGCCCATGAGCGGGATGAGCTGTGGAGGGCCCAG ATTGTGGCCACCACAGTGATGCTGGAGCGGAAGCTGCCTCGCTGCCTGTGGCCTCGCTCCGGGATCTGCGGACGGGAGTATGGCCTGGGAGACCGCTGGTTCCTGCG GGTGGAAGACAGGCAAGATCTCAACCGGCAGCGGATCCAACGCTACGCACAGGCCTTCCACACCCGGGGCTCTGAGGATTTGGACAAAGACTCAGTGGAAAAACTAGAGCTGGGCTGTCCCTTCAGCCCCCACCTGTCCCTTCCTATGCCCTCAGTGTCTCGAAGTACCTCCCGCAGCAGTGCCAATTGGGAAAGGCTTCGGCAAGGGACCCTGAGGAGAGACCTGCGTGGGATAATCAACAGGGGTCTGGAGGACGGGGAGAGCTGGGAATATCAGATCtga